The following proteins are encoded in a genomic region of Nakaseomyces glabratus chromosome J, complete sequence:
- the RPN13 gene encoding proteasome regulatory particle lid subunit RPN13 (CAGL0J04620g~Ortholog(s) have ubiquitin binding activity, role in ubiquitin-dependent protein catabolic process and proteasome regulatory particle, lid subcomplex, proteasome storage granule localization), whose translation MSEVVVRAGICEFDESSKLCDPLPVQGSIKMAPHEEGIELGFWSFEWSPVEKTAKPMEPISLILIPGETKCVRLSSKNGRVFSLVFSSDQKYFFWLQEKNAGSLKLDQFSENDLKFLEKLDSILKGPEEEEEEEAEDLTEKLKHEDVEMKD comes from the coding sequence ATGAGTGAAGTAGTAGTACGTGCAGGTATTTGTGAGTTTGATGAGAGCAGCAAGTTGTGTGATCCTTTGCCAGTGCAAGGGAGCATCAAGATGGCGCCACACGAGGAAGGTATAGAGCTAGGGTTTTGGTCGTTTGAATGGTCTCCTGTGGAGAAGACAGCCAAGCCTATGGAGCCAATTTCGCTCATTTTGATTCCTGGTgaaacgaagtgtgtgcGGTTAAGTAGCAAGAACGGTAGAGTGTTTTCTCTAGTGTTTTCCTCTGATCAGAAATACTTCTTCTGGTTGCAAGAGAAGAATGCGGGTAGTCTGAAGCTAGATCAGTTTAGTGAAAACGATTTGAAGTTCTTGGAGAAGCTGGATAGTATACTGAAGGGCCctgaggaagaagaagaagaagaagctgaagatTTGACAGAGAAACTGAAACATGAAGATGTCGAAATGAAAGATTAG
- the DPH2 gene encoding 2-(3-amino-3-carboxypropyl)histidine synthase (CAGL0J04576g~Ortholog(s) have cytosol localization) produces MSNEDILVPAALSTHQDESDFTFQKFDSDSMERSFYLGPLSSQDELWDKLMQYYSIDKLIAYLQRNPEYVQITLQFPDTLVKDSSFIIRALQDKLDGDGAGRKFWALADTAYSACCVDEVAAEHVKGDLVIHFGDACLNAIQKLPVVYDFGKPFLDTDVLLACFTEEFKDKDQKICLMSNASYTHHIPDLYSRLKSNGYTNVVYSVVNTGLLTETAEIIDNTTPLSDTDELFTLGNRVLMGARQEEDIDEETLRNEYALFHITMPHDPHLLYLTTVFESIHTYDVADQVISNGPYPSLTRRYKNMHKARTAGCIGILVNTLSIRGTRETVNKLIKLIRENGKKHYLFVVGKPNVPKLANFEPVDIWCILGCGQSGIIVDEFGEFYKPIITPYELTLALNFEVTWTGKWIIDFQKAITEIDNSLAELGIDDSKHGNDSDHDLDAPEFDAVTGKYVSSSRPLRALNHLQLDAPSNEDKQVMARVNGGTVIKGTVSTAVEHLANRAWTGLGSDYKDDEGYEEDGATVEEGISGIARGYEFDQEDAARKSQNQSQ; encoded by the coding sequence aTGTCTAATGAGGATATACTTGTACCGGCAGCATTATCCACTCATCAGGATGAGAGTGATTTTACATTCCAGAAGTTCGACAGCGATTCTATGGAGAGATCATTCTATTTAGGCCCTTTGAGTAGTCAGGACGAACTATGGGACAAACTGATGCAGTATTACTCTATTGACAAACTGATAGCATATCTACAGAGAAATCCAGAATACGTTCAAATTACATTACAATTCCCTGATACACTTGTGAAGGACAGTAGTTTTATTATACGTGCATTGCAAGATAAACTAGATGGTGATGGAGCTGGTAGGAAGTTTTGGGCTTTGGCTGATACCGCTTATAGTGCGTGCTGTGTCGACGAAGTTGCTGCAGAGCATGTTAAGGGTGATCTTGTGATACATTTTGGTGATGCTTGTCTGAATGCGATTCAAAAACTTCCAGTAGTTTACGATTTTGGTAAGCCTTTCCTTGATACAGATGTACTATTGGCTTGCTTCACTGAAGAATTCAAAGACaaagatcaaaaaatttgtttgatGTCTAATGCAAGTTATACACACCATATCCCAGACCTATACTCCAGATTAAAATCTAATGGATACACAAATGTTGTCTACTCTGTTGTAAATACTGGCCTACTGACTGAAACTGCAGAGATCATTGATAACACTACCCCTCTTTCGGATACCGATGAGCTTTTTACTCTTGGAAATAGAGTATTAATGGGTGCaagacaagaagaagatattgatgaagaaaccCTGAGAAATGAGTATGCATTATTCCATATAACTATGCCTCATGATCCTCATTTGCTTTACCTAACGACGGTATTTGAGTCCATTCACACATATGATGTCGCAGACCAGGTTATTTCGAATGGACCTTACCCTTCTCTAACCAGAAGATATAAGAATATGCATAAAGCAAGAACCGCTGGGTGTATCGGTATCTTGGTGAATACGTTGTCTATTAGGGGCACTAGGGAAACAGTAAACAAGTTAATCAAGCTTATACGAGAGAATGGAAAGAAgcattatttatttgtgGTTGGTAAACCAAATGTTCCAAAATTAGCCAATTTTGAACCCGTCGACATATGGTGTATTCTGGGTTGTGGTCAAAGTGGTATTATCGTAGATGAGTTTGGTGAATTTTACAAGCCTATCATTACACCTTATGAATTGACGTTAGCATTAAACTTTGAGGTGACTTGGACTGGTAAGTGGATTATTGATTTCCAGAAGGCCATCACAGAGATTGATAACAGTTTGGCAGAGTTAGGAATTGACGATAGTAAACATGGCAATGACTCAGACCACGACCTCGATGCTCCAGAATTTGATGCGGTCACTGGTAAATACGTCAGCAGTTCGAGGCCTCTAAGAGCACTGAATCACTTGCAATTGGATGCGCCAAGTAATGAGGATAAACAAGTGATGGCAAGAGTCAACGGTGGTACTGTCATCAAGGGTACAGTATCTACAGCCGTGGAGCACCTGGCCAACAGAGCATGGACCGGATTGGGTTCAGATTATAAAGATGATGAGGGTTACGAAGAAGATGGTGCTACAGTAGAAGAAGGTATCTCAGGTATCGCCAGGGGATACGAATTCGACCAAGAGGACGCTGCCAGAAAGAGTCAAAATCAGAGTCAATGA
- the URA4 gene encoding dihydroorotase (CAGL0J04598g~Ortholog(s) have dihydroorotase activity, role in 'de novo' pyrimidine nucleobase biosynthetic process, pyrimidine nucleotide biosynthetic process and cytoplasm, nucleus localization): MSEIDLGITCDMHVHVREGDMCELVTPSIRDGGVSVCYVMPNLQPPITTLDRVVAYKKKLQELAPETTFLMSFYLSRDLTPELIHEAARAKAIQGVKCYPAGVTTNSSAGVDPNDFTAFYPIFKAMEEEHLVLNLHGEKPSVAKEDIHVLNAEESFLPALKKLHTDFPNLKIILEHCTTEAAVNAIEEINKNVTNISDVKVAATLTAHHLYLTIDDWAGNPINFCKPVAKLPRDRRALVAAATSGKPYFFFGSDSAPHPLEMKGRHIGVCAGVYTQSLAIPYVAQVFHEANAMDKLKGFVSDFGLAFYDVPQSEIRSTQHAILYKQEQTVQDTIQGKNNLKVALFKPGEKLDFSVKWQ, translated from the coding sequence ATGAGTGAAATTGATTTGGGTATTACTTGCGACATGCATGTGCATGTCCGTGAAGGGGATATGTGTGAGTTGGTGACTCCTTCTATCCGTGATGGCGGTGTCTCTGTCTGCTATGTGATGCCTAACTTACAACCACCTATTACCACTTTGGATAGAGTGGTTGCGtataagaagaaattgcaAGAACTTGCTCCCGAGACCACCTTCTTAATGAGTTTCTACTTGTCCCGTGATTTGACTCCGGAATTGATCCATGAAGCTGCCAGAGCCAAGGCTATTCAAGGTGTGAAATGCTATCCTGCTGGTGTAACTACAAACTCAAGTGCTGGTGTTGATCCAAACGATTTTACTGCCTTCTATCCTATATTCAAGGCTATGGAAGAAGAACATCTGGTCTTGAATCTTCATGGTGAGAAACCCTCAGTGGCCAAGGAAGATATCCATGTTCTAAATGCAGAAGAATCATTTCTACCGGCTCTGAAGAAATTACACACAGATTTCCCAAACTTGAAAATTATATTGGAACATTGCACAACTGAGGCTGCAGTAAATGCCATCGAGGAGATTAACAAGAATGTGACAAACATATCTGATGTTAAAGTGGCCGCCACCTTAACAGCTCATCACTTGTACTTAACAATAGATGACTGGGCCGGTAATCCAATTAATTTCTGTAAACCAGTGGCAAAGTTGCCTAGAGACAGAAGAGCGCTAGTTGCTGCAGCAACCTCTGGCAAGCCatactttttctttggcTCTGATTCAGCACCTCATCCTCTGGAGATGAAAGGACGTCACATTGGTGTCTGTGCTGGTGTATACACTCAGTCACTAGCTATCCCGTACGTTGCTCAAGTGTTCCATGAAGCCAATGCCATGGATAAATTGAAGGGTTTTGTATCCGATTTTGGCTTGGCATTCTACGATGTACCACAAAGTGAAATTAGATCGACCCAGCACGCAATCTTGTACAAACAAGAACAAACAGTTCAAGACACCATTCAAGGAAAGAACAATTTGAAGGTTGCTTTATTTAAACCAGGTGAGAAATTGGATTTTTCTGTTAAGTGGCAATAA
- a CDS encoding uncharacterized protein (CAGL0J04554g~Has domain(s) with predicted catalytic activity, pyridoxal phosphate binding, transaminase activity and role in biosynthetic process, cellular amino acid metabolic process) yields the protein MVKISATVYNDVEPIKTDILFATKQRYLKDTRGFKVDLGVGAYRADNGKPWILPSVRKAERLVQEEDDYDHEYLNICGLDSLTNSAAKVILGEDCPALRESRVISVQSLSGAGALHVAAKFIKKYTPEKKIYLSNPTWPIHQSIFENVDLETDSYPYWDATNKSLDFEGFIKAIDHAPRGSIFVLHACAHNPTGLDPTQEQWHQIIESIQKGDHIPLFDSAYQGFASGDLERDAYAIRYTINQLRDCAPIFVAQSFAKNVGMYGERVGCLHLVLPAQKEDIVPIKDAITSQLSRIIRSEISTPPAYGAKVVSKIFTTPELKEQWYQDLVTMSSRIISVRTRLRDLLAEYNTPGNWDHIVQQCGMFSFTGLTPEMTKRLETEHAVYMVPTGRASVAGLNTGNVQHVAKAINEVVNHFMKD from the coding sequence ATGGTAAAAATTTCAGCTACGGTGTACAACGATGTCGAACCGATCAAGACCGACATATTATTTGCAACAAAGCAAAGGTACTTGAAGGATACCAGAGGTTTCAAAGTTGATTTGGGTGTTGGAGCATATCGCGCTGACAATGGTAAGCCATGGATTCTTCCCTCGGTACGTAAGGCTGAAAGGTTGGTACAAGAGGAAGATGATTATGACCACGAATATCTAAATATTTGTGGTCTTGACAGTTTAACAAACAGCGCTGCTAAAGTTATACTTGGGGAGGATTGTCCAGCATTGAGAGAAAGTAGGGTTATCTCTGTACAATCTCTGTCAGGTGCAGGTGCCTTACATGTGGCTGctaaatttattaaaaaGTACACAcctgaaaagaaaatttacTTGTCAAACCCAACTTGGCCTATTCATCAgtcaatatttgaaaatgtgGATTTAGAGACTGATTCCTACCCATATTGGGATGCTACCAATAAAAGCTTGGATTTTGAGGGTTTCATAAAGGCAATTGATCATGCCCCAAGAGGATCCATATTTGTTCTGCATGCTTGTGCACACAACCCAACGGGACTTGATCCAACGCAAGAGCAATGGCATCAAATTATTGAATCCATTCAGAAAGGTGATCACATCCCACTATTTGACTCTGCTTATCAAGGCTTTGCGTCCGGCGATCTTGAAAGAGATGCATATGCTATACGCTACACCATAAATCAATTAAGAGACTGTGCACCTATATTTGTAGCACAATCATTTGCTAAAAATGTTGGAATGTATGGTGAGAGAGTTGGTTGTCTGCACTTAGTTCTACCGGCGCAGAAGGAGGATATTGTACCAATAAAGGATGCTATAACCTCCCAACTTTCGAGAATTATCAGAAGTGAAATTTCAACTCCACCAGCATACGGTGCTAAGGTtgtatcaaaaatatttactaCACCAGAACTGAAGGAGCAATGGTATCAAGATTTGGTGACCATGTCAAGTAGAATCATATCGGTTAGGACACGTTTACGTGACCTATTAGCTGAGTACAATACACCTGGAAACTGGGATCATATTGTTCAGCAGTGTGGTATGTTCTCATTTACAGGACTAACTCCTGAGATGACCAAGCGATTGGAAACTGAACATGCAGTTTATATGGTGCCTACTGGTAGGGCATCTGTTGCAGGCCTAAATACTGGGAATGTACAACATGTTGCTAAGGCTATAAATGAAGTGGTTAATCACTTTATGAAAGATTAG
- the DCK1 gene encoding guanine nucleotide exchange factor DCK1 (CAGL0J04642g~Ortholog(s) have role in autophagy of mitochondrion, cellular response to biotic stimulus and cellular response to starvation, more) — MVEVKRRWVPLNGLQFGVMVRSYLPLKRHPSLFYHNHQFMNVYAGAEVYVFEESEDGKWCRAYFCCRPFPEEFIASSSSTNEKLPDVKPVVCVFPKCYVALDPNRFVHIISFFKAPDRSDFENEQLAECKSPSLYDTLSESQDHEVAKLANSKPTRPPFPYFRYQKRPFVDEMGPVLSLLCSHIYWMYSLGEFEIHTKLVGLYYELDNIRLRLRLQLTTEIERIKLIRAANSLLAKISKFISSKGRTNRFLIQSKSSNPDPYGFEGIFARDIITGELLSYHDTELRTLMLSSMLYGLTNNFPNTESSILQFEAPKCEVYDRAKSHILIDFKSITSDPSVLNPNLENATAITYLMTPNERLTDPIEFQIPNGKRDTSFVTLLFESLFHSVIKKNKIYLVLIITETVDINTNTMKSKAALSSFKEPFIPFKENDESLLHKLKRGIVAGVIDISPVFSKQKGIAHADTPHRFVINLFGSRFKSGFCPSSASQNSYDDQETLLGWGALVNNILSDSTMGIAINPRALSVPVTVKEILDEPFADKVRSSNIISVLSVPMKVNRNKIEKKESLYLTLGCVCLCDIGQKETNIKNIAVQVNSKNDKVKFSYSDLGVKRNNWNFISVRPGESIGETVRIDGLEHMAEDESIRVLVFLNGFLMAKSNICIKKNGVFLEYKKFTGFHLMSSIGQKLVNLQLKLKYNGANYNIHPSISKFLVFRDYSDMLAECKKQSVDCIISGLQDAPLPQLIVHFHSLLRKLLQYFKDVKELNHDKEGKKNRLTVFANLVGLLNSLVVDDVNDICFFEEFYENLPLHEPELSMTGIEIVNCMSDVFEPGFECWHKIGRQACKAFVHLLLLSTISCLDYMNEWKQAVKSLFVNITKFLSLTEESIYYDQILILRAYPLCISALHQYFEPYELLIVTDRLFGSCQEKDNKLNFTQKCISPEEEKYLGEKFSSLLSVITHKSLQTYLFDCNDNSNMKLEFFSRCIEWVQQPYFYYSDNNDVISYTRVANTVMMTLLENITNVQILRNLIRLIPRYCEYFILIRKYCKKANFFRTRRIFTKLFPTQTAPFSIPMDSIVNDEVVIEILLEIATIICKITKMATTLYGKNPSFLEIINECKNDTHFQSSAYIKHCSKETVLLITKTQKYFLKGDFFPCKKWLGVTALFARSCLIMLTMCKQFMIKEFSPYPITRGNDMHFDEQLWADYFSALFMIANHKVSTLTRLAIIPRKAVYLISGNLKKQVSSVLSECWTGLANESFDHDFLCKYGTGDVSSYQLQLLTNHPNIVREIFRFGLNRHLQAVKTSTNIIWTMVLLFWNHYESLQPAINLCIPELFNAYQSGKFYMYDDELERFMICLFYRIHIDEHDVMYNPLIDFLEKIMGFFHIVSETYKIPTQQEFDDDRTAHRIEMFSYLLEADRPELFHKMVYDLFIHFIQKRDNVQAGLCLELLANTYEWDPNDFLSAIAYPPLPEQSSFERKEYLFKEAARNFAKGLKLEKALSIYKDLTKAYDEINYDLNGLAFVHDQIAAIYTELQSVDRLVPTYFRVALLGFGFPNSLRNRMFIFEGLPFEHITSMHDRLLKIYHGSSIVQTLDEVDELLMHPPMGKFIHVCTVEPRFALSEQYSTSRKSELNNKIRMYIENRNLRTFSHFRRLAGSKSVTDLWVEEYTYGTVNTFPTLMNRSEIIEVSRRKLSPLENALRTLQMKIQELYGLENMCYKVIKEQSDYINVLNELSRSITGTISAPINGGISQYKVFLEEANRDKFDKNDLKLLMSSFDELVHALSKCLVLQSELSGTGSTNKSGHNLLVELFEENFAEEIKRNRIDISTMSVDSIMKDSNKPVHNKSVVHKWHINSHWDRPNFGKSQRVKSDTNDNGVPFGTSMLGRYLSSTRSQSRNASERNTAASSPMPYAIPDF; from the coding sequence ATGGTAGAGGTTAAGAGGCGATGGGTGCCGCTGAATGGATTGCAGTTCGGTGTCATGGTGCGGTCTTACTTGCCGTTGAAGAGACACCCAAGCTTGTTCTACCACAACCACCAGTTCATGAACGTGTATGCTGGTGCGGAAGTCTatgtatttgaagaaagtgaaGATGGCAAATGGTGCAGGGCTTATTTCTGTTGTAGACCTTTTCCCGAGGAGTTTATTGCCAGCTCTTCCTCCACTAACGAGAAACTACCCGACGTGAAACCAGTGGTATGTGTGTTTCCGAAATGCTATGTTGCATTGGATCCCAATAGGTTTGTTCACATCATATCGTTCTTTAAGGCCCCAGATAGATCTGATTTTGAGAACGAACAGCTTGCGGAATGCAAGTCACCAAGTCTATATGATACCTTAAGTGAATCACAAGATCATGAAGTAGCCAAATTAGCAAATTCAAAGCCAACAAGACCACCATTTCCGTACTTTAGATACCAGAAAAGGCCCTTTGTTGATGAGATGGGGCCCGTGCTATCCCTACTGTGTTCACATATTTACTGGATGTACTCTCTTGGTGAGTTTGAGATACATACAAAGCTTGTTGGCCTTTATTATGAGTTGGATAATATAAGACTACGATTGAGATTGCAATTGACTACTGAAATTGAAAGGATAAAACTAATCAGAGCTGCTAACTCGTTACTTGCCAAGATTTCCAagtttatttcttcaaaggGAAGAACAAATAGGTTTTTGATTCAATCGAAATCATCCAACCCTGATCCTTACGGATTTGAAGGTATTTTTGCTAGGGATATAATTACAGGTGAGTTACTATCCTACCACGACACCGAATTGAGAACATTGATGTTAAGCTCGATGTTGTATGGGCTAACAAATAATTTTCCGAACACCGAATCTAGTATATTACAATTCGAGGCTCCCAAATGCGAAGTTTATGATAGAGCAAAATCACATATCTTAATAGATTTTAAATCTATCACAAGTGACCCATCAGTTCTGAACCCAAATTTGGAAAATGCAACGGCAATCACCTATTTAATGACCCCAAATGAACGCTTAACAGATCCTATAGAATTTCAGATCCCTAATGGCAAAAGAGACACTAGTTTTGTAACACTACTTTTTGAGAGTTTATTTCATTCcgtaataaaaaaaaacaaaatataccTTGTTCTGATTATTACGGAGACGGTGGATATAAATACGAACACTATGAAAAGCAAAGCTGCCTTGTCTTCCTTCAAGGAACCTTTCATACCATTTAAAGAAAACGATGAATCGTTGTTACATAAACTTAAAAGAGGTATTGTTGCTGGTGTTATAGATATATCTCCTGTGTTTTCAAAACAGAAAGGTATTGCCCATGCAGATACACCACATAGATTTGTCATCAATTTGTTTGGTTCACGGTTTAAATCTGGCTTCTGTCCTTCATCTGCATCTCAAAATAGTTATGATGATCAAGAAACTTTACTGGGATGGGGTGCTCTAGTGAATAACATTTTGAGTGACTCGACTATGGGTATTGCTATCAACCCAAGAGCTTTATCCGTGCCAGTTACAGTCAAAGAAATACTTGATGAACCTTTTGCAGATAAGGTAAGAAGCTCAAATATTATTTCGGTGTTAAGCGTTCCTATGAAAGTAAATCGcaataaaatagaaaagaaagaaagctTGTATCTGACGCTAGGTTGTGTCTGTCTTTGTGATATTGgtcaaaaagaaactaacattaaaaatatcGCGGTACAAGTAAATTCAAAGAACGACAAAGTTAAATTCTCTTACAGTGACCTAGGGGTTAAACGTAATAACTGGAATTTTATATCAGTCAGACCAGGTGAATCTATTGGCGAAACAGTAAGAATAGATGGTTTGGAGCATATGGCAGAAGATGAGTCCATTAGAgttttggtatttttgAATGGCTTTTTAATGgcaaaatcaaatatttgcATAAAAAAGAATGGAGTTTTCCTTGAGTACAAGAAATTCACTGGTTTTCATCTAATGTCTTCTATCGGTCAGAAACTAGTTAATTTACAACTGAAACTCAAATATAATGGTGCCAATTATAATATTcatccttcaatttcaaaattcttAGTATTTAGAGATTACTCTGATATGTTGGCTGAATGCAAAAAGCAATCAGTCGACTGCATCATATCTGGCTTACAAGATGCTCCATTGCCACAACTAATTGTTCATTTCCATTCACTTTTGCGCAAGCTACTTCAATATTTCAAGGATGTCAAAGAACTAAATCATGAtaaagaaggaaaaaaaaataggcTAACTGTGTTTGCTAATTTAGTAGGATTATTAAACTCCCTTGTTGTCGATGACGTAAATGATATATGcttttttgaagaattttaTGAAAACTTACCTCTGCATGAACCCGAATTATCAATGACAGGTATAGAGATTGTTAATTGTATGTCCGATGTTTTTGAGCCTGGTTTCGAGTGCTGGCATAAAATTGGAAGACAAGCTTGCAAGGCTTTTGTTCATCTTTTGTTACTGTCTACTATTTCATGTCTTGATTATATGAATGAATGGAAACAAGCGGTAAAAAGTCTGTTTGTGAATATCACAAAATTCTTATCTTTAACTGAGGAGTCAATATACTATGATCAAATATTGATTCTTAGAGCTTACCCACTCTGTATTTCAGCATTacatcaatattttgaacCATACGAACTTCTGATTGTTACAGATCGTTTGTTTGGTAGTTGCCAGGAGAAGGATAATAAATTAAACTTTACCCAAAAATGCATATcaccagaagaagagaaatacCTGGGAGAGAAattctcttctttattGAGTGTCATCACACACAAATCTCTTCAAACATATCTATTTGACTGTAACGATAACTCAAATATGAAACTAGAGTTTTTCTCAAGATGTATAGAATGGGTTCAACAGCCATACTTCTATTACTCAGATAATAACGATGTGATTTCGTATACGCGGGTTGCAAATACAGTAATGATGACACTTCTAGAAAATATTACTAATGTCCAAATTCTAAGAAATTTAATTAGATTAATACCTAGATATTGTGAATACTTTATTCTCATAAGAAAGTATTGTAAAAAGGCGAACTTTTTCAGAACGAGAAGAATATTCACCAAGCTGTTTCCCACACAGACTGCGCCATTCAGTATACCAATGGACTCTATTGTAAATGATGAGGTGGTTATTGAAATCCTTCTAGAAATTGCAACAATAATATGTAAAATCACCAAAATGGCTACAACACTTTATGGGAAGAACCCTTCTTTTCTAGAAATCATTAATGAATGCAAGAATGATACTCACTTTCAGTCATCCGCTTATATTAAACATTGTTCGAAGGAAACTGTGTTACTAATAACTAAAACTCAGAAATACTTTTTAAAAGGTGATTTCTTTCCATGCAAAAAGTGGTTAGGTGTGACTGCATTATTTGCTCGTTCATGTTTAATCATGCTTACTATGTGTAAACAGTTTATGATTAAAGAATTTTCGCCATATCCAATAACAAGAGGGAATGATATGCATTTCGATGAACAATTATGGGCAGACTATTTTTCAGCATTATTTATGATAGCCAATCACAAGGTTAGTACGTTAACCAGGTTGGCAATTATACCAAGAAAGGCTGTATACTTGATATCTGGCAACTTAAAAAAGCAAGTATCTTCTGTTTTGAGTGAATGTTGGACTGGGTTAGCCAATGAAAGCTTTGACCATGATTTCCTATGTAAATATGGTACTGGCGACGTTTCATCATatcaactacaactactgACAAACCACCCAAATATAGTACGTGAAATTTTCAGATTTGGTTTAAACAGACATCTACAAGCAGTCAAAACCAGTACCAACATAATATGGACAATGgttcttttattttggaATCACTATGAGTCTCTACAACCGGCAATCAACCTTTGTATTCCAGAATTGTTTAATGCTTACCAAAGTGGAAAATTCTACATGTATGACGATGAATTAGAAAGATTCATGATTTGCTTGTTTTACCGAATCCATATTGATGAACATGATGTTATGTATAATCCTCTAATTGACTTTTTAGAAAAGATAATGGGATTTTTCCATATTGTTAGCGAAACTTATAAAATTCCTACACAGCAAGAATTTGATGACGATAGAACGGCTCATCGAATTGAAATGTTTAGCTACTTATTAGAAGCTGATAGACCAGAATTATTTCATAAAATGGTGTATGATTTGTTCATACATTTCATACAGAAGAGGGACAATGTTCAGGCCGGATTATGTTTGGAACTGTTGGCTAATACCTACGAATGGGATCCTAACGACTTTTTGTCAGCCATAGCTTATCCTCCTTTACCAGAGCAATCGAGCTTTGAAAGGAAGGAATATTTATTCAAGGAAGCTGCTAGAAATTTTGCCAAAGGTCtaaaacttgaaaaagCATTATCAATTTATAAAGATCTAACGAAAGCATACGATGAAATTAATTATGATTTGAATGGTTTGGCTTTTGTCCATGACCAGATTGCTGCAATCTACACAGAATTACAGTCTGTGGATAGACTAGTTCCAACATACTTCCGTGTTGCATTGCTAGGTTTTGGTTTCCCAAATTCTTTAAGGAACCGTATGTTCATATTTGAAGGTTTACCATTTGAGCATATAACGTCAATGCATGATAGACtgttaaaaatatatcacGGTTCTAGTATAGTCCAAACGTTAGATGAGGTGGATGAATTATTAATGCATCCACCAATGGGCAAATTCATCCATGTTTGTACAGTAGAACCGAGGTTTGCGTTATCGGAACAATACTCAACTAGTAGAAAGAGTGAATTAAATAACAAGATCAGGATGTACATTGAAAACAGAAACTTGCGGACTTTTAGCCATTTCAGGAGATTGGCTGGTTCCAAGTCTGTAACTGATCTATGGGTTGAAGAATACACATATGGTACAGTTAATACATTCCCAACACTGATGAACAGATCGGAGATAATTGAAGTATCACGAAGGAAATTATCACCACTAGAAAATGCTTTGAGGACACTACAGATGAAAATCCAGGAACTATATGGTTTGGAAAACATGTGTTATAAAGTTATCAAAGAACAAAGCGACTACATTAATG